The proteins below are encoded in one region of Oncorhynchus masou masou isolate Uvic2021 chromosome 15, UVic_Omas_1.1, whole genome shotgun sequence:
- the LOC135556270 gene encoding volume-regulated anion channel subunit LRRC8C-like encodes MIPVTEFRQFSEQQPQFRVLKPWWDVFTDYLSVVMLMIGVFGCTLQVMQDKIICLPQRMSMPNQTILLPNKTELVSPAVPQDMHEMMGLKTNLDLQQYSFINQMCYEKALHWYAKYFPYLVLIHTLIFMVCSNFWFKFPGSSSKIEHFISILGKCFDSPWTTRALSEVSGENPEEKDKKCSASRAILNVSVEGNLDDLEKTQSLKSIPEKIVVDKPTASALEKKEGEQAKALFEKVKKFRLHVEEGDILYIMYVRQTVLKVMKFLLIIAYNSALVSEVQITVKCNVDMQDMTGYKHFSCNHTMAHLFSKLSYCYLCFVAVYGFTCLYTSYWLFYRSLKEYSFEYVRQETGIDDIPDVKNDFAFMLHMIDQYDPLYSKRFAVFLSEVSENKLKQLNLNHEWTPEKLRQRLMTNHNNRLELQLFMLSGLPDTIFEVTELQSLKLEIINNVTIPASIAQLEDLQELSLYQCYLKIHATATSFLKENLKVLRVKFDDSRELPHWLYHLRNLEELYLIGSLSPDASKNVVLESLRELKNLKTLSLKSNFTKIPQSIVDVSSHLQRLYVYNDGTKLVMLNNLKKMVNLTELELVHCDLERIPHAVFSLTNLQELDLKENNLHSIEEIVSCQHLRKLTCLKLWHNSICYIPEHIKKLGSLERLYFSHNKIEILPSHLFLCNKLRYLDLSNNDIRFIPPEIGVLQSLQYFSVTCNKIENLPDELFFCKKLTTLKLGKNTLSLLSPKISYLVLLTHLELKGNHFELLPPELGFCRALKRGGLMVEDALFETLPSEIRDKMKTE; translated from the exons ATGATTCCTGTGACGGAGTTCCGACAGTTTTCGGAACAGCAGCCACAGTTCCGGGTTCTGAAGCCCTGGTGGGATGTGTTCACAGACTACCTCTCTGTGGTCATGCTAATGATCGGAGTGTTCGGATGCACCTTACAG GTGATGCAGGACAAAATCATCTGCCTTCCCCAAAGAATGTCCATGCCGAACCAAACAATACTCTTACCAAATAAAACCGAGCTGGTCTCACCCGCTGTGCCACAGGACATGCATGAGATGATGGGCCTGAAAACCAACCTGGACCTCCAGCAGTACAGCTTCATTAACCAGATGTGCTATGAGAAGGCTCTGCACTGGTACGCCAAGTACTTCCCTTACCTGGTCCTCATACACACCCTGATCTTCATGGTGTGTAGCAACTTCTGGTTCAAGTTCCCAGGCTCCAGCTCTAAGATAGAGCATTTCATCTCCATCTTGGGAAAGTGCTTTGACTCCCCCTGGACTACCAGagctctgtctgaagtgtctggaGAGAACCCAGAGGAGAAG GATAAGAAGTGCAGTGCCAGCAGAGCGATCCTCAACGTGTCTGTAGAGGGGAACCTGGACGACCTGGAGAAGACCCAGTCCCTCAAATCCATCCCAGAGAAGATCGTCGTGGACAAGCCCACGGCTAGTGCCCTGGAAAAGAAGGAAGGAGAGCAAGCCAAAGCTCTGTTTGAGAAGGTGAAGAAGTTCCGCCtgcatgttgaggagggggacaTCCTCTATATTATGTATGTTCGCCAAACTGTTCTCAAAGTGATGAAGTTCCTCCTCATCATTGCGTATAACAGTGCGTTAGTCTCGGAGGTGCAGATCACAGTGAAGTGCAATGTGGACATGCAGGACATGACGGGATATAAGCATTTCTCCTGTAATCACACCATGGCCCACCTGTTCTCCAAGCTGTCATACTGTTACCTATGCTTTGTGGCTGTGTATGGATTCACCTGCCTCTACACTTCCTACTGGCTCTTCTACCGCTCGCTGAAGGAATACTCCTTTGAATACGTACGACAGGAAACGGGAATCGATGACATCCCAGATGTGAAGAATGACTTTGCCTTCATGCTGCACATGATTGACCAGTATGACCCACTATACTCCAAGAG ATTCGCAGTGTTCCTATCAGAGGTCAGTGAAAACAAACTGAAACAGCTGAACCTGAACCATGAGTGGACGCCAGAGAAGCTGCGTCAGAGACTGATGaccaaccacaacaacagacTGGAGCTGCAGCTCTTCATGCTGTCTGGGCTTCCAGACACCATCTTTGAGGTGACAGAGCTCCAGTCCCTGAAGCTTGAAATCATCAACAACGTAACCATCCCAGCCTCCATCGCCCAGCTTGAAGACCTTCAGGAGCTTTCTCTGTATCAGTGTTATTTAAAGATCCACGCCACAGCCACCTCCTTCCTCAAAGAGAACCTCAAG GTGCTCAGGGTGAAGTTTGATGACAGCAGAGAGCTGCCTCATTGGCTATACCACCTGCGGAATCTAGAGGAGCTCTACCTCATTGGCTCACTGAGTCCTGACGCATCTAAAAATGTGGTTCTGGAGTCCCTGAGGGAGCTGAAGAATCTGAAGACCTTGTCACTCAAAAGTAACTTTACAAAGATCCCCCAGTCCATTGTGGATGTGTCCAGCCACCTGCAGAGGCTGTATGTCTACAACGACGGCACTAAGCTGGTGATGCTCAACAATCTGAAGAAGATGGTGAACCTGACTGAACTGGAGCTGGTGCACTGTGACCTGGAACGCATCCCGCATGCTGTCTTCAGCCTCACGAACCTACAG GAGTTGGACCTGAAGGAAAACAACCTGCACTCCATCGAGGAGATAGTCAGCTGCCAGCACCTACGCAAGCTGACGTGCCTGAAACTCTGGCACAACAGTATCTGCTACATCCCAGAACACATCAAGAAGCTGGGCAGCTTAGAGCGCCTCTACTTCAGTCACAACAAGATCGAGATCTTGCCCTCGCACCTGTTCTTATGCAACAAGCTTCGTTACCTAGACCTGTCCAACAACGACATCCGGTTTATTCCGCCGGAGATTGGTGTCCTACAGAGTCTTCAGTACTTCTCCGTCACATGCAACAAGATTGAGAACCTCCCAGACGAGCTGTTCTTTTGCAAGAAGCTCACAACCCTCAAGCTGGGCAAGAATACGCTGTCATTGCTCTCACCAAAGATCTCATACCTGGTTCTATTGACACACCTGGAACTGAAGGGCAACCATTTTGAACTCCTGCCTCCAGAGCTTGGGTTCTGCCGGGCATTGAAGCGCGGTGGCCTAATGGTGGAAGACGCTCTGTTTGAAACCTTGCCATCGGAAATCCGAGACAAAATGAAGACTGAGTGA